CTTTGGGTAAAATTTGGGCAAGGTTTGGTTTTTGGATCTTAATATCTTAATGTATGACCGCTGCCTTTGTGATGACCAAATAGCTTCATTCACCACCTAGTGCCTTGCGGACAACACTGACCACCTTATGTCTCCCTCTGTTTAGGAAGATCCCGTGACGGAGAATGACTGCTTCTGCCATCAAGCAGCCGCTCTCGCGGTTCTGATCCCAGCGGTGATAGCCGTAAGCTGTGCTGTTGCAGCAGGGAAGGCTCTTTCGATAAGAACTGGAGAGCGAGATGCAGCCCCCGTGACTCCTCCACCAGGACCGCGGCAGGAAGGTTTAGTTGGTCCAGATGGCGGCACATCTTTCAGATCTTCTTTGGTTACGCTGATTATTCCATCACAGAGCTGCCAGCTGACCCAAAACCTGGACCTGCAGCTAATCGAGGAGACCCTTCTGGAAGCTTACCGGATGATGAAAAAGTCATCAAAGGCTTCAACCCATGAGAGAAAGAGGAGCGAGAAAACCACCACAGAACCACCGCAGATCTCATTGGGAACTGGAGAGGGAGATGCAGCCCCCGTGACTTCTCCACCAGGACCGCGGCAGGAAGGTTTAGTTGGTCCAGACGGCAGCACATCTTTCCAATGTTCTTTGGTAACCCTGATTATTCCATCACATAGCCGCCAGCTGACCCAAAACCTGGACCTGCAGCTAATCGAGGAGACCCTTCTGGAAGCGTACCGGAAGATGAAAGCGTCATCAAAGGCTTCAACCCATGAGAGAAAGAGGAGCAAGAAAACCACCGCTGTACCTGCCCAGATCTCATTGGGAAACCAAGAACGTTCCCAGCCCCTGCCCTATAACAACGTGGCATCTGCTGCCGGCGACTTCCAAACCAGCCGTGCCCTCGATGACACCGAACAGGGCCAAGAGATCTGTCACCCTCTTACACCTCTCCACAGTGACCTCCTCTCTATACCATCCGGAGAGCGCAGTGAGGAGCCGGTCAGAGCCAAGCCacgcaccaccaccaccacccccagcGACGTGACCGTCCATCGTACACCAGTTCCTCGCAAAGACGGAGGGAAGAACCGCTGGCGTCTCGCTTCCCGGCTGAGAGCAGCTTTTCAAAAAATCGTTGATTTCTTTCTGTGCCGTCACTTTCCCAAAGAGTAGGAAGTGTCTGGGATGGATCCGGACGTGACCCGTCTCTCCATCGCATCGCAGTCACCCGGATAACGGACTTCACCCTCTGCCCCAAAACCCTCTGCTTCCCTGTTAGGAATTTCCCTAtagtgcaaataaaataaaaaaacacaatacggAGTCGTCATTGAATAAGATTCCCCCGTCTggtatttacaatattttcccGCGTATTAAACCCAAATCTGCAACGGGTTCTCGGTCACAAAGTTCCAGGTTTCCGTGTCGCCAATTGTCAGAAATGTGCATTGATAAAAACACCAAATCCCTGCATTTTTGTGCAGATTTTCGCTGTTGgagccaattttatttttttctcaaaattaGTGAAAacgtacattttatttataaaatctttGAGAACACAGATATCCAGGAATAAGGGAGTTCAGGTGCGTTGAGCCCCCGGCAGACATACCGCTTAGCCTCTGAATACTAGATCTAATCGATTCACTGCTGTCTAATAATTTAATGCCCCATCCTGAGCCCCCACGTCTGACACCCCCATCCCAAGCAGACACCTGAGGGGTAGAATTGAGTTTATGGGATCGGATACCCATTGAAGTGGGGTAAATGCAGTTGTTCTTAGTGAGGTCAGGGTAAGGGAAGGTGCCAGGTCCCTGTCTCACCAAGTCTGCCCCGTGTTGGACCCGGTTCAAGGAGTCGGATTTAAATCACAGGGATCCGGGGGTTCTGTTTCATTGTACAGCAGAACATAAAACGGACCTACACCGTCCATCGGGggtttctcaccctcctcccatgctgaaacagaaaacaaaggggaaaaaaacggttagtcatttaaaaaaaaaaatcattcaaataatacaataaataatcatttaaaaaaaaaatacagtgagctaagtgatgtcattgtgacatcactggcattaataacatgttcaagaggtccctaagaggacctctaacaattttttttaaaatatatatatatatataaaaaatacaaaaaataaaatatataaaaaagataattttttttttttaaaacctcacATCCCATTGCTCTAGCACAACATCTAcacagtataaccctcctgcccccgttcacaacccccaaccccgttaagccataagcataacaattctaaacttggaggggattttccatcactttacctaattttgtgaggattcagagggaatttttttttttaaaaaataggttttttttaaaaattttctctagtttttaattaatttctcATTCGAacttttcagctaatcatccaactatggtatcaaaagaaagctctatctgtccttgaaaaaacaatgtatcgtttacatgggtacactattcacaggaaaagagaataatcgctgaactgacataccccaaaaatggcaaaatttctctgggacttgaggtaccaaaaacccctgggattgaaggggttaatgtatgtatattggcTAAAATCTGTGACAGTTCTCTTTGAACTTGTCCTGGTGAAAACTATCATGCGCTACCACAATAGACCACAAGGTGGCAGTGTAAACTCACACTCATTGCTTATGTTCTGTGTAAGGCTCAATGCTAAAGTctcatcaagaaaataataattaataataataattaacagtgTGCTATTAAATTGCGTTGGTTTTCACTCAGGGCCGCAGCTGTAATTGTTGTTTGGGTGAACGGGCTTGAGCCTTGGGTGAGATCGGATTTGAAAAGTCTTAACCGATAATAGGTGGATAGGCGTTCGTCTGCAACAGAAGCAACAcaattactgtaaaaaaaaaatattattttggaatTTTACCCCAGATGTTTACatttcagagcaaaaaaaaaaagtcacaaaagaatttaaaaaaaaaaaaagtttgccttttttttttagcgcaAGGCTGTGtgacttttatattttgttcagaaatgtaaacatttaggGCAAAATTCCAAGATAATGTCCATTTTTACAGTAATTGTGTTGCTACTGTTGCAGACGTATGCCTATCCACCTATTATTGGTTAAGACTTTTAAAATCTGATCTCACCCAAGGCTCAAGCCCGTTCACCCTACGCCAAAACACTCCTCAgtgaaatcagattttttttattattaatattattattattacttaataattattaatattattattataattaattacattattattattaatatttttatacatcttAAGCTCTGGAGTTACAACCAAACACAGCAGCCTGCAGCGCCACCTcctggtgatatatatattaataaatatatatatataaataattaatatgtatatttattaatatatttccaGTAAATCTTCCAATTCCAGCGGCCAGCACCTGGTGAGATAatggagtctattcactaaaagttgAGGCGGCGCATCTAAACATTTTCTCCTGCAGTATTCACTATTCCATGATCAGGTTTTTACAGCTGTCTGGACTGGCGAGAGGAGATCTGAGGATCTCCTCCAACGGCCATGATCTGTGCGGGACACTGTCGGAAATCGTGACTATCCTACGAAAACTGGGACACTGGTCAGGTATGCAAATATGCCATATGATGAGCTAAAACGTTGATGaaacgtatttatttttcaagCGATCCTCTTATAATATTCTCATGAGAGGTGTGAAACGCGTCAGCGCGTGGCCCTTACTCCTGCCGGATCCTCCGTAATGCTGTGATTTTGCTATCGTCCGAGGACGTCAATAAAGTTTGTTGGATTTTATTCCCCCTCTCCCTGTTATTTCCCGAGCCGGCGTCTCTCGCGCTGATTTCTTCTCCTCTGGGTGCAGCAGACACCTTCATGCATGGCGAAGCGCGCCGGGGCAGTTAATGTTTAAGCGCCAACGCCTCGTTTAACAGCTTTAGCCGCTGTGTTTAATGCCCTGTGACGGGTCAGATGGAAAAAAAGTGAACGGCGCCGGTCGGGCCCCTCGTGCCGGTCCAAGGTGGACACCAGGCCCCCTCCTATGTTTCTTCCAGAAGGCCTGGAGGAGAGCCGGATGTTCTTGGCCCTTCAGCGCAAGGGTTAGGGCCACCGACACGGGGGGCTCATAAGAGCTACCTGACTGCCCCCTCAGAAAAAACGCGTTAACCTAGACAGCCTCAAAGGGACACACCGGTCAAcataagcactttaatgcatatgagacTGCCGGAGGCGCTTTACATTTCCAtggtgccccccccctcccccgcaaGTGCATGAATCCCCCCGTATGAATTTGCCCCTCTCCTCACCCCAAGATATGTTTCATGTGGTCATATTACCCAATGAGAGAGCAGTAAGAGACTGAAAGGCTTTGTTGCCGTAGCATCATAAAAAGAGTTTGATGTGTTTGTTGCGTTTGGACTACAATAAAATATCTGCTTAATTGGCTTTTCCTAAAATGTGGCTGAAAAGCCCTTTAAAGCAGTGAGAGCGAGCAAGAAAAGGACCCGGCGCGGGGACAGCATGAGAGCGAGCAAGAAAAGGACCCGGCGCGGGGACAGCATGAGAGCGAGCAAGAAAAGGACCCGGCGCGGGGACAGCATGAGAGCGAGCAAGAAAAGGACCCGGCGCGGGGACAGCATGAGAGCGAGCGAGAAAAGAACCCGGCACAGGGACAGCATGAGAGCGAGCAAGAAAAGGACCCGGCGCGGGGACAGCATGAGAGCGAGCAAGAAAAGGACCCGGCGCGGGGACAGCATGAGAGCGAGCGAGAAAAGAACCCGGCACGGGGACAGCATGAGAGCGAGCAAGAAAAGGACCCGGCGCGGGGACAGCATGAGAGCGAGCAAGAAAAGGACCCGGCGCGGGGACAGCATGAGAGCGAGCGAGAAAAGAACCCGGCACGGGGACAGCATGAGAGCGAGCAAGAAAAGGACCCGGTGCGGGGACAGCATGAGAGCGCACCGGACGCGAGCTCCAGGCCGCCAATGCAGAGGTTTTATTGCGAGAATAATTTACAGCAGCGCACAACGCATTTACTGCACCAACAGAAACGCTCAGCCATACAACCCCCTCCGGCCACTACGGAGAGCAAGACAGCACTTCACTGGGAAGCTGCAGCACCACGGACAGCAGCCAAAATATTCTTCCCTTCAGCACAACCCctaacgctgtatacagtaatataacccccagcgctgtatacagtaatataacccccagcactgtatacagtaatataaccccccagcgctgtatacagtaatataacccccagcgctgtatacagtaatataacccccagcgctgtatacagtaatatacccccccagcgctgtatacagtaatataacccccagcgctgtatacagtaatataacccccagcgctgtatacagtaatataaccgccagcgctgtata
The DNA window shown above is from Spea bombifrons isolate aSpeBom1 chromosome 1, aSpeBom1.2.pri, whole genome shotgun sequence and carries:
- the LOC128477980 gene encoding uncharacterized protein LOC128477980 codes for the protein MMKKSSKASTHERKRSEKTTTEPPQISLGTGEGDAAPVTSPPGPRQEGLVGPDGSTSFQCSLVTLIIPSHSRQLTQNLDLQLIEETLLEAYRKMKASSKASTHERKRSKKTTAVPAQISLGNQERSQPLPYNNVASAAGDFQTSRALDDTEQGQEICHPLTPLHSDLLSIPSGERSEEPVRAKPRTTTTTPSDVTVHRTPVPRKDGGKNRWRLASRLRAAFQKIVDFFLCRHFPKE